The following proteins come from a genomic window of Streptomyces liliiviolaceus:
- a CDS encoding DUF3040 domain-containing protein has translation MPLSEHEQRMLEQMERALYAEDPKFATALEGSGLRTYTRRRVYQAVAGFLVGIALLMAGMVAQQIWVSVVGFLVMLGCAVLAVTGWRKAPKPGEQPAAGAPGAPQARRQGRQRRSMMDRIEQRWQRRRDEQGGQ, from the coding sequence GTGCCGCTCTCGGAGCACGAGCAGCGAATGCTCGAGCAGATGGAGCGAGCGCTGTACGCCGAAGATCCCAAGTTCGCGACAGCGCTTGAGGGAAGCGGGCTGCGTACGTACACCCGGCGACGGGTCTACCAGGCGGTCGCCGGCTTCCTCGTAGGTATCGCGCTCCTCATGGCCGGAATGGTCGCACAGCAGATCTGGGTCAGCGTGGTGGGTTTTCTCGTCATGCTGGGCTGCGCGGTGCTCGCCGTCACCGGTTGGCGCAAAGCCCCCAAGCCGGGTGAACAGCCCGCGGCGGGTGCGCCGGGTGCTCCGCAGGCCCGTCGTCAGGGTCGGCAGCGGCGCTCCATGATGGACCGCATCGAACAGCGCTGGCAGCGGCGCCGTGACGAGCAGGGCGGCCAGTAG
- a CDS encoding class I SAM-dependent methyltransferase, whose translation MSDPMRPPVSHRRPESASPRSGPSSPRASLRTAVVWDVLKDALDRRVKATGRESLDVLDTGGGSGNFAVPVARLGHRVTVVDPSPNALFALERRAAEADVADRVQGVQGDAHGLFDVVERGGYDAVLCHGVLEYMDDPAEGLRNAVGALRAEGVLSLLAAGLGGAVLARALAGHFTEARQALSDPDGRWGEGDPVPHRFTADQLTALVEAAGLGVASVHGVRVFADLVPGVLVDTEPGALDALLKLETAAAELAAFHSVATQLHVLGETRESHEG comes from the coding sequence GTGTCGGACCCGATGCGCCCGCCCGTCTCCCACCGCCGCCCTGAATCGGCGTCGCCGCGCTCCGGCCCCTCCAGTCCCCGTGCCTCGCTCCGTACGGCCGTGGTCTGGGACGTTCTGAAGGACGCCCTCGACCGCCGGGTCAAGGCCACGGGCCGGGAGTCGCTGGACGTGCTCGACACCGGAGGCGGCAGCGGCAACTTCGCGGTGCCCGTGGCCCGGCTCGGCCACCGCGTCACCGTCGTGGACCCCAGCCCGAACGCGCTGTTCGCACTGGAGCGCCGGGCCGCCGAGGCGGATGTCGCCGACCGCGTCCAGGGGGTCCAGGGCGATGCCCACGGCCTCTTCGACGTCGTCGAGCGCGGCGGCTACGACGCGGTGCTGTGCCATGGCGTCCTTGAGTACATGGACGACCCCGCCGAGGGCCTGCGCAACGCCGTCGGCGCGCTGCGTGCCGAGGGCGTGCTGAGCCTGCTCGCCGCCGGACTGGGCGGCGCCGTGCTCGCGCGGGCCCTCGCCGGACACTTCACGGAGGCCCGCCAGGCCCTCAGTGACCCGGACGGCCGCTGGGGCGAGGGTGATCCTGTTCCGCACCGCTTCACGGCCGACCAGCTCACCGCTCTGGTCGAGGCCGCGGGCCTCGGCGTGGCCTCGGTGCACGGCGTCCGGGTCTTCGCGGACCTGGTCCCCGGGGTCCTCGTGGACACCGAGCCGGGCGCCCTGGACGCCCTGCTGAAACTGGAGACCGCGGCCGCCGAACTCGCCGCCTTCCACTCTGTTGCCACGCAGCTTCATGTGCTCGGTGAGACGCGGGAGTCGCACGAGGGGTGA
- a CDS encoding transglutaminase TgpA family protein has product MSGRARLALCAAAATLMASCALLPLVDPASWFLQAAFLVAVQTAVGAAARRVPLARPLTIAVQALVTLMLLTLSFAREHAIAGLLPGPDVFRYFGELLQAGADDVSRYSIPAPLSDGIRLMMVGGVVVIGLAVDALAVTFRSAAPAGLPLLALYSVAAGLADGGAGWIWFLLAATGYLVLLLAEGRDRLSQWGRVFGGGPRTPGGDPSGSPTAPVRTGRRIGAVALGVALVVPLALPALDGGLLDAARTGVAAGSGGGNTISAVNPLVSLSDSLNVDEDREVMSYRTNSEETQNLYLRIVSLDEFDGTAWKPAKRHVEDVPGSFPTPPGLSDDVQRTEVQTRISAADWYAQDWLPLPYPASQVGINGKWRFEPVGRTLVGDHGQTTRGQEYTVKSLIVQPTADQLANAPEAPEVLRREFTKVPNSLPPVVATTAREITADAANDYERAVKLQDWFALEGGFTYDTEVKVGSGSQAIARFLRDKEGFCVHFSFAMASMARTLGIPARVAVGFTPGSPKSDGTMSVGLRDAHAWPELYFEGVGWTRFEPTPNRGSVPEYTRTDTPGATVPDPDAPSRSSSTAPSAAPSGSEECSAAEKKLEQPCASDSPQAAFGATNDDPPWWLSLLLWLAGGLAVGTLPLLPMLWRMRTRSVRLGSHNWLTADTGGAASAAGQDDGAGGARDVRLESHGRGEARTAAVALEAWQEVSDTAWDFGIPPDESQTPRKAAARIVRVGHLEPEAAASVHRIADAVEQVLYAPAPRPTPGLSADVRRMTQGLRATASRGTRLRALLAPRSSVRVVWAASARWHALKYRAAARWTALLRRPSEQGGSGG; this is encoded by the coding sequence ATGAGCGGGCGCGCGCGACTGGCGCTGTGCGCCGCGGCGGCGACCCTGATGGCGTCCTGCGCGCTGCTGCCGCTGGTCGATCCGGCGAGCTGGTTCCTCCAGGCGGCGTTCCTGGTCGCGGTGCAGACCGCGGTGGGCGCGGCGGCCCGGCGGGTGCCGCTCGCACGGCCGCTGACGATCGCGGTCCAGGCACTCGTGACCCTGATGCTGCTGACCCTGTCGTTCGCCCGGGAGCACGCCATAGCCGGGCTGCTGCCCGGCCCCGATGTCTTCCGTTACTTCGGCGAGCTGCTGCAGGCGGGCGCCGACGACGTCAGCAGGTACTCGATCCCGGCGCCGCTCTCCGACGGCATCCGTCTGATGATGGTCGGCGGGGTCGTGGTGATCGGCCTCGCGGTGGACGCGCTCGCGGTGACGTTCCGCAGCGCCGCCCCCGCCGGGCTGCCGCTGCTCGCGCTGTACTCCGTCGCCGCGGGTCTCGCGGACGGCGGCGCCGGATGGATCTGGTTCCTGCTGGCGGCCACCGGATATCTGGTGCTGCTGCTGGCCGAGGGACGTGACCGGCTCTCGCAGTGGGGGCGCGTCTTCGGCGGCGGGCCCCGCACACCGGGCGGGGATCCCTCGGGCAGCCCGACCGCGCCGGTCCGTACGGGACGGCGCATCGGCGCCGTCGCGCTCGGCGTCGCACTGGTCGTCCCGCTCGCCCTGCCCGCGCTCGACGGCGGGCTGCTGGACGCCGCTCGCACGGGCGTCGCCGCGGGTTCCGGCGGGGGCAACACGATCTCCGCGGTGAACCCGCTGGTCTCGCTCAGCGACAGCCTGAACGTGGACGAGGACCGCGAGGTCATGTCCTACCGCACCAACTCCGAGGAGACGCAGAACCTCTATCTGCGGATCGTCTCGCTCGACGAGTTCGACGGCACGGCGTGGAAGCCCGCGAAGCGTCATGTCGAGGACGTGCCGGGGTCGTTCCCGACACCGCCCGGCCTCAGTGACGACGTCCAGCGCACCGAGGTGCAGACGAGGATCTCGGCGGCCGACTGGTACGCGCAGGACTGGCTGCCGCTGCCCTACCCGGCCAGCCAGGTGGGCATCAACGGCAAGTGGCGCTTCGAGCCGGTGGGCCGCACGCTCGTCGGCGACCACGGCCAGACGACCCGCGGCCAGGAGTACACGGTCAAGAGCCTGATCGTGCAGCCGACCGCGGATCAGCTCGCGAACGCGCCCGAGGCGCCGGAGGTGCTGAGGCGCGAGTTCACCAAGGTGCCGAACTCGCTGCCGCCGGTGGTGGCCACGACGGCACGGGAGATCACGGCGGACGCGGCCAACGACTACGAGCGCGCGGTGAAGCTGCAGGACTGGTTCGCCCTGGAGGGCGGCTTCACGTACGACACGGAGGTGAAGGTCGGCAGCGGCTCCCAGGCGATAGCGCGTTTCCTCAGGGACAAGGAGGGCTTCTGCGTCCACTTCTCCTTCGCGATGGCCTCCATGGCCCGCACGCTGGGCATACCGGCCCGGGTCGCGGTGGGCTTCACGCCCGGTTCGCCCAAGTCGGACGGCACGATGTCGGTGGGCCTGCGGGACGCGCACGCCTGGCCCGAGCTGTACTTCGAGGGCGTGGGCTGGACCCGCTTCGAGCCGACGCCGAACCGGGGCTCGGTCCCCGAGTACACCCGCACGGACACGCCCGGCGCGACCGTCCCCGACCCGGACGCGCCGTCGCGTTCCTCGTCCACGGCGCCCTCCGCCGCCCCTTCGGGGAGCGAGGAGTGCTCGGCGGCCGAGAAGAAGCTGGAGCAGCCCTGCGCCAGCGACTCCCCGCAGGCGGCGTTCGGCGCGACGAACGACGATCCGCCGTGGTGGCTGTCCCTGCTCCTGTGGCTCGCGGGCGGACTCGCCGTGGGCACGCTGCCGCTGCTGCCGATGCTGTGGCGGATGCGGACCCGGTCGGTGCGGCTCGGTTCGCACAACTGGCTCACCGCGGACACCGGAGGGGCCGCGTCGGCGGCCGGGCAGGACGACGGTGCCGGCGGGGCGCGGGACGTCCGGCTCGAATCGCACGGCCGGGGCGAGGCCCGTACCGCGGCCGTCGCGCTGGAGGCCTGGCAGGAGGTCAGTGACACGGCGTGGGACTTCGGTATTCCGCCCGACGAGTCGCAGACTCCGCGCAAGGCGGCGGCGCGGATCGTCCGCGTCGGGCATCTGGAGCCGGAGGCCGCGGCCTCCGTCCACCGGATCGCCGACGCGGTGGAGCAGGTCCTGTACGCGCCTGCCCCCCGGCCGACCCCGGGGTTGAGCGCCGATGTCCGCCGGATGACCCAGGGCCTGCGGGCCACCGCCAGCCGCGGCACGCGCCTGCGCGCACTGCTCGCACCGCGCTCGTCCGTCCGGGTGGTGTGGGCGGCCTCCGCGAGGTGGCACGCGCTGAAGTACCGCGCCGCGGCCCGCTGGACGGCCCTGCTCCGCCGCCCGTCGGAACAGGGCGGCAGCGGGGGCTGA
- a CDS encoding DUF58 domain-containing protein, with translation MTGGGMPAASAEEDRGGMRTALAGLTTRGRSFLAAGIAAAVCAYVLGQSDLLRVGLLLAVLPLICTAVLYRTRYRVAGSRRLSPARVPAGSEARVHLRMDNVSRLPTGLLMLQDRVPYVLGPRPRFVLDRVEAVGRREVSYRVRSDLRGRYPLGPLQLRLSDPFGMCELTRSFSTFDTLTVVPRVEPLPPVRLTGEAKGYGDGRQRSLALAGEDDVIPRGYRYGDDLRRVHWRLTARYGELMVRREEQPQRSRCTVLLDTRGIAFDGAGPDSAFEWAVSGTASTLVHMLERGFSVRLLTDTGTSVPGEGADGFAGASQESADAAGLMMDTLAVIDHSDGTGLSRAYEVLRGGNEGLLVAFLGDLDEEQASVLAKMRQRSGGAIAFLLDSGAWVRGTPDEQGEEWLRMLREAGWTAVAVPPGVGLADLWREADRQRNGVASTGSTAGGGLS, from the coding sequence ATGACGGGCGGGGGGATGCCCGCGGCGTCCGCGGAGGAGGACCGGGGCGGGATGCGCACGGCTCTCGCCGGGCTCACCACCCGCGGGCGGTCGTTCCTGGCCGCCGGCATCGCGGCCGCCGTCTGCGCGTACGTCCTGGGGCAGAGCGATCTGCTCCGGGTCGGACTCCTGCTCGCCGTCCTGCCGCTGATCTGCACGGCCGTGCTGTACCGCACGCGCTACCGGGTCGCCGGCAGCCGCCGGCTCTCCCCCGCGCGGGTGCCGGCCGGCTCCGAGGCACGGGTCCATCTGCGGATGGACAACGTCTCGCGGCTGCCCACCGGGCTGCTGATGCTCCAGGACCGGGTGCCGTACGTGCTGGGGCCGCGGCCCCGCTTCGTCCTGGACCGGGTCGAGGCGGTCGGCCGGCGCGAGGTGTCGTACCGCGTGCGTTCGGACCTGCGCGGGCGCTACCCGCTGGGCCCGTTGCAACTGCGGCTCAGCGACCCCTTCGGCATGTGCGAGCTGACCCGTTCCTTCTCCACCTTCGACACCCTCACCGTCGTCCCGCGCGTGGAGCCCCTGCCGCCGGTCCGGCTGACCGGCGAGGCGAAGGGGTACGGCGACGGGCGGCAGCGCTCGCTCGCGCTGGCGGGCGAGGACGACGTGATCCCGCGCGGGTACCGCTACGGCGACGACCTGCGCAGGGTCCACTGGCGGCTGACCGCGCGGTACGGCGAGCTGATGGTGCGCCGCGAGGAGCAGCCGCAGCGGTCCCGCTGCACGGTGCTCCTCGACACCCGGGGCATCGCCTTCGACGGCGCGGGCCCCGACTCGGCCTTCGAATGGGCCGTCTCCGGCACCGCGTCGACGCTGGTGCACATGCTCGAACGGGGCTTCTCGGTACGTCTGTTGACCGACACCGGGACCTCGGTGCCCGGCGAGGGCGCCGACGGGTTCGCCGGGGCCAGCCAGGAGTCGGCGGACGCGGCGGGGCTGATGATGGACACCCTCGCGGTGATCGACCACTCCGACGGTACGGGCCTGTCCCGGGCGTACGAAGTGCTGCGCGGCGGCAACGAAGGACTGCTGGTGGCCTTCCTCGGCGACCTGGACGAGGAGCAGGCGTCGGTGCTCGCCAAGATGCGCCAGCGCAGTGGCGGGGCGATCGCCTTCCTGCTGGACAGCGGGGCATGGGTGCGGGGCACCCCCGACGAACAGGGCGAGGAGTGGCTTCGGATGCTGCGTGAGGCGGGCTGGACCGCTGTGGCCGTCCCACCGGGCGTCGGCCTGGCCGACCTGTGGCGGGAGGCGGACCGACAGCGCAACGGGGTCGCGTCCACGGGCAGCACGGCGGGAGGCGGTCTCTCATGA
- a CDS encoding beta-class carbonic anhydrase, whose protein sequence is MTTSASVPTEPEDATARPGTVTDRLVDANGRYADAFTDPGMDARPVLRVAVVACMDARLDLHAALGLELGDCHTIRNAGGVVTDDVIRSLTISQRALGTRSVVLIHHTGCGLESLTEEFRHDLEMEVGQRPAWAVEAFRDVEQDVRQSMQRVRTSPFLLHSDDVRGFVFDVKTGLLSEIDPT, encoded by the coding sequence ATGACGACTTCCGCATCCGTTCCCACCGAGCCCGAGGACGCCACGGCCCGCCCCGGCACCGTCACGGACCGCCTGGTCGACGCCAACGGGAGGTACGCCGACGCGTTCACCGATCCGGGCATGGACGCCCGGCCGGTCCTGCGCGTCGCGGTCGTGGCCTGCATGGACGCCCGGCTCGACCTGCACGCCGCACTCGGCCTTGAGCTCGGCGACTGTCACACCATCCGCAACGCGGGAGGCGTCGTCACCGACGACGTGATCCGCTCCCTCACCATCAGCCAGCGCGCGCTCGGCACCCGCAGCGTCGTGCTCATCCATCACACCGGCTGCGGCCTGGAGTCCCTCACCGAGGAGTTCCGCCACGATCTGGAGATGGAGGTCGGCCAGCGCCCGGCGTGGGCGGTCGAGGCGTTCCGCGACGTCGAACAGGACGTCCGGCAGTCCATGCAGCGCGTGCGGACCTCCCCGTTCCTTCTGCACTCCGACGACGTACGTGGTTTTGTGTTCGACGTGAAGACGGGCCTCCTGAGTGAGATAGACCCCACCTGA
- a CDS encoding AAA family ATPase: protein MTTYDDRASLTDLTATVERVRSSVEEVIEGKPEVVRLSLTVLLAEGHLLIEDVPGVGKTMLAKALARSIDCSVRRIQFTPDLLPSDITGVSIWDQQNREFEFKPGAIFAQIVIGDEINRASPKTQSALLESMEERQVTIDGHTYELPSPFMVVATQNPVEMEGTYPLPEAQRDRFMARVSIGYPSADAELQMLDIHGGASPLDDLQPVAHAHEIVKLIDAVRTVHVAEPVRRYAVDLVGATRSHPDLRLGASPRATLHLLRAAKASAALSGRDYALPDDVQALAVAVLAHRLLPTAQAQLNRRTAEQVVLEILQRTAVPAAPPAPGGPAMGRGTSAFGQQPPRRL from the coding sequence GTGACGACCTATGACGATCGAGCGAGCCTCACAGATCTGACCGCCACTGTGGAGAGAGTCCGCAGTTCGGTGGAGGAAGTGATCGAGGGCAAGCCTGAGGTCGTACGGCTTTCGCTGACCGTACTGCTCGCCGAGGGACATCTGCTCATCGAGGATGTCCCCGGCGTCGGCAAGACCATGCTGGCCAAAGCACTCGCGCGGTCCATCGACTGCTCGGTGCGACGTATTCAGTTCACGCCCGACCTGCTGCCCTCGGACATCACCGGGGTGTCCATCTGGGACCAGCAGAACAGGGAGTTCGAGTTCAAACCGGGGGCGATCTTCGCGCAGATCGTGATCGGCGACGAGATCAACCGCGCGTCGCCCAAGACCCAGTCGGCGCTCCTGGAGTCCATGGAGGAGCGCCAGGTCACCATCGACGGGCACACCTACGAGCTGCCCAGCCCCTTCATGGTGGTGGCCACGCAGAACCCGGTCGAGATGGAGGGCACCTATCCCCTGCCGGAGGCGCAGCGGGACCGATTCATGGCCCGGGTCTCCATCGGCTATCCCAGCGCCGACGCCGAGTTGCAGATGCTCGACATCCACGGCGGGGCCTCCCCGCTGGACGACCTGCAGCCGGTGGCGCACGCGCACGAGATCGTCAAGCTCATCGACGCGGTCCGCACGGTCCACGTCGCCGAACCGGTCCGCCGGTACGCGGTCGACCTGGTCGGTGCCACGCGCAGCCACCCGGACCTGAGACTCGGCGCCTCGCCGCGCGCGACGCTCCATCTGCTGCGCGCCGCGAAGGCCTCCGCCGCTCTGAGCGGCCGGGACTACGCACTGCCGGACGACGTGCAGGCTCTCGCCGTGGCGGTCCTGGCACACCGGCTGCTGCCCACCGCCCAGGCCCAGTTGAACCGTCGTACGGCCGAGCAGGTCGTCCTGGAGATCCTCCAGCGCACGGCCGTGCCCGCGGCGCCCCCGGCGCCGGGCGGCCCGGCGATGGGCCGGGGCACGTCCGCCTTCGGCCAGCAGCCGCCCCGGAGGCTGTGA